The genomic segment GTCGTCGATCGACACGAACGTCGGCTCGCCGCCCTGCGTGAGGCGCACGTCGCCCGCGTTCAAATCGGCATCGACCTGCGCGCCGAGCCGCAGCACGCGCTGCCAAGCTTCGTCCGTGTACGGCTTCGTCACGCGCGGCGATTCGTGGATCCGCATCACGCGCATTTCGTGCTCGAACTCGACCTCGCATTCGTCGACGAGCCCCTCGACGGGCGCGGCGCTCGTCGGCTGCGGCGTCGCGGCGAGCGGGATGTGCCCCTCGCCCGCGAGCAGCCCCGACGTCGGGTCGAAGCCGATCCAGCCCGCGCCCGGCAGATACACCTCGCACCATGCATGCAGATCGGTGAAGTCGACCTCGGTGCCGCTCGGGCCGTCGAGCGACTTCACGTCGGGCGTCAGTTGAATCAGATAGCCGGACACGAAGCGCGCGGCGAGGCCGAGATGGCGGCAAAGCTGCACGAGCAGCCAGCCGCTGTCGCGGCACGAGCCCGACGCGAGCGCGAGCGTCTGCCCGGGCGTCTGCACGCCCGGCTCGAGCCGCACGACGTAGCGGACGTCGCGCTGCAGCCGCTGGTTCAGCGCGACGAGGAAGTCGACGGTGCCCGCCGGCGCGCGGTCGATCGATTCGACATACGAACGAAACGCGTCGGACGCGCTCGTGTCGGGATCGCACGCGAGATACGGCGCGAGCTCGCGGCGCAGCGCGCCGCCGTAGTCGAACGGAAAGGTTTGCGCATGCTCTTCGAGGAAGAAGTCGAACGGGTTGTAGACCGACATCTCGGCGACGAGATCGATCGCGATCTCGAACGTGCGCGTGCGCTCGGGAAACACGAGCCGGGCCATGTAGTTCGCGAACGGGTCCTGCTGCCAGTTGACGAAGTGCTGCACAGGATCGACCTTCATCGAATACGAGAGGATCGGCGTGCGGCAATGCGGCGCGGGCCGCAGGCGCACGATCTGCGGCCCGAGATGGACGAGCCGGTCGTAGCGATAGCGGGTGACGTGGTGAAGCGCGACGTGAATGGACATGACGTGGGCCGTTCGGTGCGGTTGCGGGGACGGTCGGGTGCGACGCGCGGCGGCGCGGCGGCATCGCGAGCCACGCGCCGCCGTTGGCCGCGCCGCTGCGCGCGGCGCGCGCGTCAGACGAGTTCCGGGGACTGGATCACGCTGATCTCGACGCCGACCGGCTTCGCGCCCGGACCGTACACCGGCATCGCGTCGCGATAGTCGAGACCCGCCGCGAGGCGCACGTAGCGCTCGTCCGGGCAGCGGTTCATGAACGGATCGAAGCCGACCCAGCCGAGCCCTTCGACGTACGCCTCGGCCCACGCATGGCCCGATTGCGGTTGCGTCGCGACCGCGGTTTCCTGCATCGCGACGCTCGTGCGGCGCGATGCATCGCCCGGCGCCTCGTGCACGCCATCCGCGCCATCCGCGTCATCCGCATCGTGCCGCATCTGCATCGCCTGCTGCGCGACGCCGCTCGCCTGCTGGAGCGCTTCCGCGATCCGTCGCATCGGGCCGTCCGTCAGCAGATAGCCGGACACGTAGCGCGCCGGAATCTGCAGCGCGCGCACCGTGGCGACGAACACGTGCGCATGATCGCGGCTCGCGCCGGCGCCGCTTCGCAGCGCGGTCTCCGCGTCGCGCGGCGCCGATTGCGCATGCGGCTCGTAGGCGACGCGGCTGTGCACCTCGGTCATCAGCCAGTGCAGCGCGTCGAGGCTCTTGTGCTCGATCGGCAGCGCGTCGGCGAGCGCGCGGATCGCGTCACCCGCGCGCGTCAGGTCGGTCGTGCGCTCGTAGATCCAGGGCGGCGCATACGAGACGACGTTGCCGAGAATGCCGGCGCGATCCTGCGTCTCGACGACGCCCGCCGCGACGATCGCGAACTCCGGCTTGTCGCGCTCGTGCCGCACGAGGTCGACATGATTGCCGAGGCCGTCCGCGTAGGTGAGCGTCGGCTCGACGCCGTCGATCGTCACCTGCCACGCCCGCACGGTCTGGCATGGGCCGCTTTGCGGGCGCAGCCGCAGGCGCTGCAGCACGTGCGGCGCGTGTTCATCGAATTGGAAGCGCGAGATGTGGCGGATGGCAAGGCGCATGGCTGACCTCAATCGAAGTTGTAGGCTTGGGCGATTTCGAGGCCGAGACTGTTGTTCTTGGCGATGAAATCCGTCAGAAACTCGTGCAGTCCGCTCTTGAAGACACGTTCGACCGTGTTGCCCTCGAGCGACTGCCTGATTTTGGCGGCGGTTTCGTGACAACCGTGCGTGAGCCCGTAATCTTTCGCGAGATGCTCGAGGCTCGACACGACACGCCCGTAGCAGTAGCGCAGCGAGCGCGGCATGCGCCCGTTGAGGATCAGATAGTCGGCGATGTTGAGCGGCTTGTACTGGACGTCGTAGACCCAGCGATACGACCGGTGCGCGGCGACGCAGCGCAGGATCGATTCCCACTGGTAGTTGTCGAGGATCGTGCCGACGTGCGACACCGACGGCAGCAGCAGGTGATATTTGACGTCGAGAATCCGCGCGGTGTTGTCCGCGCGCTCGACGAACGCGCCGATCTGCGCGAAATCGAAGATCTCGTTTCGCAGCATCGTGCTGTAGAAGCTGCCGAGGATCAGCGCGGTCTCGCGCTTGATCTCGTCGAGGATCGCGGGCAGCGCGCTCGCGCGGATCGGCTGCGCGAGCGCCCGCTTGATCGCGAGCCATGCGCCGTTCACGCTCTCCCACGCCTCGCGCGTGAGCGCCGTGCGCACCATCCGCGCATTCGAGCGCGCGTACTCGATGCACGAGAGCACGCTCGACGGATTGTCGCGATCGCGCAGCAGATAGTCGGCAACCGTGTCCGCCGCATATGTTTCGTACTTCTGTCGATAGCCGTCGTCCGCGCCCGAGCTGACGAGCACCGACGACCATTCCGCGGGCGCGTCCGACGTGCGCGTGAGCGCCATCCGCAATCCGGCGTCGACGATGCGCGCGGTGTTTTCCGCGCGCTCGATATAGCGGTACATCCAGTAAAGACCGCTTGCTGTGCGTCCGAGAAGCATGTTTGCCGTCCACTCCGATCGTTGTTCGGTGCGGCGCGCGCGAACGCGCGCCGCAAGCGCGTGCGTTCGCATGCGCCGTCTTGCGCGTGCGTTCAGTCGGCGAGCACCCAGGTGTCCTTGGTGCCGCCGCCCTGGCTGGAGTTGACGACGAGCGAACCCTCCTTCAGCGCGACCCGCGTGAGGCCGCCCGGCGTGATGCGAATCCGGTCGGACACGAGCACGAACGGCCGCAGATCGACGTGGCGCGGCGCGAGCCCCCGCTCGGTCAGGATCGGCGTCGTCGACAGCGCGAGCGTCGGCTGCGCGATGTAGTTCGACGGCTTCGCGCGCAGCTTCGCCGCGAACGCGTCGCGCTCGGCCTTCGACGCCGCGGGGCCGACGAGCATCCCGTAGCCGCCCGAGCCGTGCACCTCCTTCACGACGAGTTCCTCCAGATGCTCGAGCACGTACTTGAGACTGTCCGCTTCCGCGCAGCGCCAGGTCGGCACGTTCTCGAGCATCGCGCGGCGGCCGGTGTAGAACTCGACGATCTCCGGCATGTACGAATAGATCGCCTTGTCGTCGGCGATGCCGGTGCCGGGCGCATTCGCGATCGTCACGTTGCCCGCGCGGTAGACGTCCATGATGCCGGCCACGCCCAGCACCGAATCCGGCAGGAACGTGAGCGGATCGAGGAACGCGTCGTCGAGGCGGCGGTACAGCACGTCGATCGGCCGGAAGCCTTCGGTCGTGCGCATCGCGACGCGATCGCCGATCACCTGCAGGTCGCTGCCCTCGACGAGATGCACGCCCATCTGGTCGGCGAGGAACGCGTGCTCGTAATACGCGGAGTTGTGAATGCCGGGCGTGAGCACCGCGACGGTCGGATTGTCCGCATTGCCGCCGGGCGGGCAGACGGCCGCGAGCGACTGGCGCAGCAGTTGCGGATATGTCTCGACGGGCCGCACCTTCACCCGCTGGAACAGCTCGGGGAAGAGCTGCATCATCGTCTCGCGGTTCTCGAGCATGTACGACACGCCGGACGGCGTGCGCGCGTTGTCCTCGAGCACGTAGAACTGATTTTCCGCGGTCCGGACGATGTCGACGCCGATGATGTGCGTGTAAACGTTTCCGGGCGGCCGGAAATCGATCATCTCCGGCAGGAACGCATCGTTGTGCGCGATCAGGTGCTTCGGCACGATTCCCGCGCGCACGATCTCCTGGCGGTGATAGATGTCGTCGAGGAACGCATTGAGCGCCATCACGCGCTGCTCGATCCCCTGCGACAGCCGGTTCCATTCGCTTGCCGAAATGATCCTCGGCACGATGTCGAACGGAATCAAGCGCTCGGCGGCCTCGGCGTCGCCATACACGGCGAACGTGATGCCGGTCTTGCGGAACACGCCTTCGGCGTCGTGCGCCTTCTGGGCGAGGCTCGCGGGATCCTGCGTGTCGAGCCATTGCTTCAAGCGCTCATACGGCGCCCGTACAGTATCGCCGGGTTGCAGCATTTCGTCGAACGGCTTCATCGAAAAATTCTCCATCCATCATTCACTCGGCATCTCTCCATGCCGAACCGGCGCAATGTCTGATGAGCAAAGAGCGTGCCTTGCTGGAATCCTCCGGCCTCCCGTCTGATTTGGCACTTTTGCGCGGCACACCGCACCACGAAGGTGCGAAGGCCGGCGGCCAGCATGTGCCGATTCGGCGCAGCCGGTGTCGCCCGCGTGGCAGATTTCCCGCGCGTCTGTCTATGCGGGCGATCACTTCGGTATCCGATCGAACCATCGGCTCTTTCTGGATTAACCGGATAGTTATGACTGCGCGAACCTCGGCATCGAGGGCGCTCGAACCGCTTTCCGCGCGGCAGCCCGGCGCCGCGATAACACACTGCCAGGAATCGATCAGCCGATGCATCACCCCGAAGCTTCCTGGCGTGCACGAATTGAGAACGCGCGCTGCAAGCGGCCGGTTCGGGGGAATCGATGCACGCGCCTTGCTCGCCGCCGGAATCCCGCGAACCGCACGGCCGCCGGTGACGCGCTGCCCCACCCGAATCGTCACGCGGCCCTCGAATCGCCTCATTCGCAAATGAGAATCGTTTGCATTTAAAGCGAATCTGTTCGATGATGTATTCCGTTCATCGCCCGATACCGGAACCTCGACCATGAATGCCATCGCCTCCGCGGCGCCCGCGCGCGCCGCCGTATCCGACGACCCGCGCGGCCCGCTGCGGGGACTGCTGTCGCGCCGCTCCCGCTGGCCGCTGACCGAACCCGCGCCCCGCCCGCGCGAGCTCGACGCAATCTTCGACGCCGCTCTGTGCGCGCCCGATCACGGCAACCTGCGTCCGTGGCGATTCGTCGTGATCCGCGGCGCGGCGCGCCACGCGTTCGGCGATCTGCTCGTCGAGCTCGCCGATGCGCGTGCGCCCGGCGATCCGCCCGGCTCGCACGAGCACCGCCGAGCCAGGGCGCTCGCCGCGCCGCTCGTCATCGCGCTCGGCGCGGCACTGAATCGCACGTCGAAAGTACCGGAGGTCGAACAGTTGCTTGCTGTCGGCGCAGCAGCGATGAACATGCTCAACGCGATCCATCAGCTCGGCTACGGCGGTTTCTGGGCAACGGGCGTCGATTCGCACGAGCCGGCGATGCACGCCGCGCTCGGCTTCGGCGCCGACGAGCGACTCGTCGGCTTCCTGTTCGTCGGCACGCCGGCCGCGCCCGCGAGCGACGCGCGACGTCCGGATCGCGGCGCGCACGTGCGCGAATGGCTCGGCCCCGCACGCTGACGGCCGCGCCGACCGACATCCATGCGCGGCCCGCCGCTTGCGTGCCGCATCGAACTCCGGAGGTTCCGCCATGCATTTCCCTCACGCCGCCCCGAACGGCGCACCGCTCGCCGAAGCCGACGTCGAACCGCGCGATGCCGATGCGGCGCGGATCGTGCTGACCGCGATCCGCAGGTGGCTGCATCCGTCCAAGGTCGCCGCCGACGACACGCGATGCCGCCGGCAATCGTGGCGCGACGTGCTGACCGCGGCCGGCTTGCGCGCCGACGGGCTCGTGCATTTCGACATGCTGATGCGCTTCCTCACGTGCAACACATGCCACCCGCTCGACACGCACTGCCGTTGCGCGTGCGGGCCCGCAAACGACGAGGCGCAGCTTCTGCAGGCGCTCGCCCACCTGCAATCGGCGCGCAGCGAAGCGGCGCTGCGCGCGCTCGCCGACTGGCTGCCGCGCTGTGCGGACAGCGGCGTGCTGAAGATCGCCCGCTGGTTTTCGATCGCGCTGCTCGACGCAGGGCTTGCGATTCGCACGCCTACGCAGCCCGCCGCGTATCTGCATTGACGCGCGCGTCGAACGCGCGGCCGCTTGACCGCTTGACCGCACGCGGACGAGGACGAGCGGGCGAGCGAATGAGCGCGCGCCCGGTTCGACCGCCGCCGCGCGATCGTCGCGCGCCTCGCCGGTCAACCTCCCAAGTTTCGTGGTAACGCCCACCTCCGCACTGGCGATAGGCTGCGATCTCTTTGCTTGCGACGCGCCCTCTTCGAACGGATCGGGCAGACAGAAGGCCGCCTGTCGCCCCGAACGCCCGGCATCGCGCGAATTCGCCGCGCCTGCCATTTTTGGTAGGCCGTGCTGGCGTGCGACGTCATCTACCATCGTGACGGAATCCTCGGAAGAAAGCGCCAACGCCGTACATTTCGACATCCAAAACAATCGACGCATCTCCATCACGCTGCGGAACGCGAACCGTGTCATTTCTCACCAGGAGGAACGCTACATGAAGTCGCTCTTCGATGCGCCGTCACCCCGTCAGCGCGTGCGCGCCGCAGTCGCGCTCGGTGCCGCCGCCACGCTGGCCGCTTCGCTCGCCGCGCTGCTCGCGCCCGCCGACGCCGACGCGCACGGTGCAGTCGGCTTCCCGATCGCGCGTCAATATCAATGCCGCCTCGAAGGCGGCTACTGGGACCCGCCCGACGGCTCGGCGATCCCGCACGACGACTGCCGCGCCGCCTATCGCGCCGGCAACAATTCGGCCTACCCTTTCACGCAATGGAACGAGGTGTCCGCGAATCCGGTCGGCCAGGGCAACGATCTCGCGCAACTGAAGGCCGCGGTGCCCGACGGCCTGCTGTGCGCGGGCGGCGACACGTCGAAGGCGGGTCTCGACAGGGCGCCGACGACGGTTTGGCGCAAGACGCAACTGACGCCAAACAACGGTCATGTCGAACTTCAGTGGGAAAACACGACGTCGCACAATCCGGCGCGCATGCGCGTGTTCATCTCGAAGCCGTCTTACAATCCGTCGCAGCCGCTGCGCTGGGACGATCTGCAACAGATCTACGACGCGCCGGCTCCCGCACCCGTCCCCGCGAACGGCGCGGGCCATCTGCCCGGCTCGATCCAGTCGTTCTACACGCTCGACGTGACGCTGCCCGCCGGCCGCACCGGCGATGCTGTGCTGTACAGCTACTGGCAGCGCATCGATGCCGGCAACGAAGGCTTCTTCAATTGCAGCGACGTGACGATCGCCGCCGACGAGCGCGCATCGGGCTTCCCGTGGGTCGCGACGCGCGCGTTCGTCGAGCCGGGCATCGCGCCGCAAGCCGGCCAGCAGGTTCGCTTCCGCGTGATGGGCGCGGATGCGCGCGGCGCGGAAGTCGTCGACGTGCGCCAGCCGATCACTCCGTACAACGCCGATCGCGGCGTGTGGGCGAAACAGCTCGCCGATCAGGTCAACGGCCGTTACGGCAACGTCGCGAAAATCGGCGTGCGCTCGGGCAACACGATCTATTTCGACACGACGAACCTGAACGCGAACAAGGTCTGGCTGCAGCCGAACTACAGCAGCGCGCTCGGCGTCGTCGGCGCAAAATAGCCAACTGACGGGCGACGCGCGCGGCACACCGGTGCGCGCATCGCCTCACATAGCGTGCTTGCGGATATTCCCTCGATATCCGCATTGGGCGACGCATCTCGATCCTCGATGCGCCGCCTTTTTTTTGGATCTCCTCGCAATAACGTGACTGCCATCTTCGCCGGATGGATGCTCGGTGTCGCCTTCGAGTCCGAGATATCTCACCCTGGCAGCCTTTGCTGCACGCAATTTAGTCACTGGCACCATCGGCCGCGATGGCAGACATCACAGCACCAAATACCCCCTCCGACGTGCTCAATGAGCAGGAACTCCTGGTCGCAGCTGTTAGTTTCGCCCCGGTCTTCGCGTCCCTCGTTGACTACCCGGATATGACCATATGAACACGTTTTGTCGCCGGCATGGCACGGCACCTCCAACGGCGTACTCGGAGGCGCGATCGGTGTTTTCGCATTCATCGTCCCGAGCTTCGAGACGGCGAGCAGCTACGCCTAACCGCGCTTGGCAAAGAGCAGGCCCCAAGCAGCCCCCCTTGACGGCATAGCTTGCGACCTGCAGACAGAGGTGGCTTCGCTCGTTCGGACAGTCTTCTGAGATTTTTAAGTGGAACGTCCGAGGCAATTATGCTGCCGATTTGATCGCAGGCAGCGTCGCGAAGTATGCCTCATCCGGCGTCTGATCCGCCAGGCTCGAATGGGGCCGTTTCCGGTTGTACAAGCTGATGTACTCGCCGATGGAGCGCCGGGCATGGCTGACCGACTCATACGCCTTCAGGTAGACCTCTTCGTACTTGATGCTCCGCCAGACCCGTTCGACGAATACGTTGTCGCGCCAGCTTCCCTTGCCGTCCATCGACAGCCGGATGCCCCGACTGAGTACCGCCTCGGTGAACGCGTTGGCCGTGAACTGACTGCCCTGGTCGGTGTTCACGATGTCCGGCCGCCCGTAGCGGGCGAACGCTTCTTCCAGCGCCTCGACAGCATGTACGGCTTCCAGCGTGATCGCCACCCGATGCGCGAGAACCTTGCGGCTCGACCAGTCCACCACCGCCGTCAGGTACACGAAGCCTCGTGCCATCGGAATGTAGGTCGTGTCGAGTGCCCACGCCTGATTCGCCCGGTCAATCTTCATGCCGCGCAGCAGGTACGGCCAGATCTTGTGCTGCGCGTTGCGACGGCTCGTGTTCGGCTTGCAGTACAACGCCTCTACGCCCATGCGCTTCATCAACGTCCGCACTCGGCGACGGCCAACCTCATGGCCTTCCCGACGCAGCAGGCGCGCCAGCATCCGCGCCCCGGCAAAGGGAAACTCCATGTGCAATTCGTCGATCCGTCGCATCAGCAACTGATCCGCTTCACTCACCGGCTGCGGTCGGTAATACACGCTCGATCTCGCCACGCCGACGAGACGGGCCTGCTGCGAAATCGGCAAAGCGTGCTTACGGTCGATCATTTCTTTGCGCTCAGCAATCCCGCCTTGTCGAGCGCGCCGCTTAAAAAATCATTTTCCAGCGTCAGTTGCCCGATCTTCGCGTGCAGCGATTTCAGATCAACCGGCGGCTCGTTCGACGGCGCACCGCCCACGCCGAACACGTCCGCCGCGCGCTCCTGCAATTGCCGTTTCCATTCCGTGATCTGGTTCGGGTGTACATCGAACTGCTGCGCCAATTCGGCCAGCGTCCGCTCGCCTTTGACCGCTGCCAGTGCCACCTTCGCTTTGAACGCCGCTGAGTGCGTCCGTCGGGTTCTCTTCGTCATCTTCCAGGTTCCTTTGCCGGCATTATCGCTGGCTCAGGCCCCGGTCGCTCCACTTATCCGACTGTCCAAATTCGCGCAGCCACATCTGACTTCATGCTTGCGACGCAGATTTCAGTTTTCGAGTGCCAAGCGGGCCAACTTCTCGAGTACGCTCATCTTCGAGTTACCGCCACCGACCAAGACCCCGTTGGTCATTGTATGCA from the Burkholderia humptydooensis genome contains:
- a CDS encoding transglutaminase family protein, with product MRLAIRHISRFQFDEHAPHVLQRLRLRPQSGPCQTVRAWQVTIDGVEPTLTYADGLGNHVDLVRHERDKPEFAIVAAGVVETQDRAGILGNVVSYAPPWIYERTTDLTRAGDAIRALADALPIEHKSLDALHWLMTEVHSRVAYEPHAQSAPRDAETALRSGAGASRDHAHVFVATVRALQIPARYVSGYLLTDGPMRRIAEALQQASGVAQQAMQMRHDADDADGADGVHEAPGDASRRTSVAMQETAVATQPQSGHAWAEAYVEGLGWVGFDPFMNRCPDERYVRLAAGLDYRDAMPVYGPGAKPVGVEISVIQSPELV
- a CDS encoding circularly permuted type 2 ATP-grasp protein, with the translated sequence MKPFDEMLQPGDTVRAPYERLKQWLDTQDPASLAQKAHDAEGVFRKTGITFAVYGDAEAAERLIPFDIVPRIISASEWNRLSQGIEQRVMALNAFLDDIYHRQEIVRAGIVPKHLIAHNDAFLPEMIDFRPPGNVYTHIIGVDIVRTAENQFYVLEDNARTPSGVSYMLENRETMMQLFPELFQRVKVRPVETYPQLLRQSLAAVCPPGGNADNPTVAVLTPGIHNSAYYEHAFLADQMGVHLVEGSDLQVIGDRVAMRTTEGFRPIDVLYRRLDDAFLDPLTFLPDSVLGVAGIMDVYRAGNVTIANAPGTGIADDKAIYSYMPEIVEFYTGRRAMLENVPTWRCAEADSLKYVLEHLEELVVKEVHGSGGYGMLVGPAASKAERDAFAAKLRAKPSNYIAQPTLALSTTPILTERGLAPRHVDLRPFVLVSDRIRITPGGLTRVALKEGSLVVNSSQGGGTKDTWVLAD
- a CDS encoding nitroreductase family protein, with translation MNAIASAAPARAAVSDDPRGPLRGLLSRRSRWPLTEPAPRPRELDAIFDAALCAPDHGNLRPWRFVVIRGAARHAFGDLLVELADARAPGDPPGSHEHRRARALAAPLVIALGAALNRTSKVPEVEQLLAVGAAAMNMLNAIHQLGYGGFWATGVDSHEPAMHAALGFGADERLVGFLFVGTPAAPASDARRPDRGAHVREWLGPAR
- a CDS encoding alpha-E domain-containing protein is translated as MLLGRTASGLYWMYRYIERAENTARIVDAGLRMALTRTSDAPAEWSSVLVSSGADDGYRQKYETYAADTVADYLLRDRDNPSSVLSCIEYARSNARMVRTALTREAWESVNGAWLAIKRALAQPIRASALPAILDEIKRETALILGSFYSTMLRNEIFDFAQIGAFVERADNTARILDVKYHLLLPSVSHVGTILDNYQWESILRCVAAHRSYRWVYDVQYKPLNIADYLILNGRMPRSLRYCYGRVVSSLEHLAKDYGLTHGCHETAAKIRQSLEGNTVERVFKSGLHEFLTDFIAKNNSLGLEIAQAYNFD
- a CDS encoding lytic polysaccharide monooxygenase; amino-acid sequence: MKSLFDAPSPRQRVRAAVALGAAATLAASLAALLAPADADAHGAVGFPIARQYQCRLEGGYWDPPDGSAIPHDDCRAAYRAGNNSAYPFTQWNEVSANPVGQGNDLAQLKAAVPDGLLCAGGDTSKAGLDRAPTTVWRKTQLTPNNGHVELQWENTTSHNPARMRVFISKPSYNPSQPLRWDDLQQIYDAPAPAPVPANGAGHLPGSIQSFYTLDVTLPAGRTGDAVLYSYWQRIDAGNEGFFNCSDVTIAADERASGFPWVATRAFVEPGIAPQAGQQVRFRVMGADARGAEVVDVRQPITPYNADRGVWAKQLADQVNGRYGNVAKIGVRSGNTIYFDTTNLNANKVWLQPNYSSALGVVGAK
- a CDS encoding IS3 family transposase (programmed frameshift), with product MTKRTRRTHSAAFKAKVALAAVKGERTLAELAQQFDVHPNQITEWKRQLQERAADVFGVGGAPSNEPPVDLKSLHAKIGQLTLENDFLKRRARQGGIAERKEMIDRKHALPISQQARLVGVARSSVYYRPQPVSEADQLLMRRIDELHMEFPFAGARMLARLLRREGHEVGRRRVRTLMKRMGVEALYCKPNTSRRNAQHKIWPYLLRGMKIDRANQAWALDTTYIPMARGFVYLTAVVDWSSRKVLAHRVAITLEAVHAVEALEEAFARYGRPDIVNTDQGSQFTANAFTEAVLSRGIRLSMDGKGSWRDNVFVERVWRSIKYEEVYLKAYESVSHARRSIGEYISLYNRKRPHSSLADQTPDEAYFATLPAIKSAA